GCGAACGTGCGGCGAATGAAGGCGGGGTCTTGCTGGCGAAGCGTGTCGATGCGGAGGGAGTTACAATTCGCCACCCAAAATCCCAATCGAAAAATTGGGGGAAGTGCTCACGAGAGGACTTGAACCTCCACGAATCTCTTCATGCGCTTCTGAGACGCACGCGTCTGCCAATTCCGCCACGTGAGCAGTGGAGGGCGGAATATGCACGGGCTCGCGGGGTTTGGCAACGCCGGAGTTTGGATTGAACAAATTGCGCTGGTCATGGGTCTTAACCCGTGCGAAACGAATTATCCCACATTTCTACATGAAACCTGTCCTCTCCTCCTCCCGCCTGGCCGCCGTCCTTTCCTGCACTGCGCTGCTCGGAGTCACCGCTTCCAAGGTCAACGCGCAGGCCCCTGCAGACAAGGCCTCCGGCGCCGATGCCCCGGCACCCACAGCGGCTCCCGCGGCCAAGCCGATCGAGTTGAAGGATCCCGTTGCCGTCGTGAACGGGGAAAAGATTTCCAAGGCGCAGCTCGAGGAGGCCTTCAACAACGCCGTCAAGATGAGCGGCATGGACGCCTCGAAGCTCGGTCCCGACCAGCAGCTCGCCGGCTACCACAAGCTCCTCGACGATCTGATCACCGAGAAGCTGCTCAAGGCGAAGGCCGCGGATTACAAGATCACCGACGCGGAAGTCGATGCGGAGCTCGCGAAGGTCAAAAAGAATTTCCCCGACGACAAGGCCTTCCAGGAACAGCTCAAGCAGGCCGGCCAGACCGAAGAGAAGCTCAAGGTTCTCATCAAGGACGGTCTCGCCCAGCGCAAATGGATCGACTCGCAGATCGGCGACAAGACGAAGGTGACCGACGCGGACGCCGAGGCTTTCTACAAGGCGAACACGAAGGAATTCGAACAGCCCGACCAGGTGCGCGCGAGCCACATCCTCTTCATGGTGCCCCAGGGCGCACCTGACTCCGAGGTGAAGAAGAAGGAAGCGGCGGCCGAGAAGGCCTACGAGCGCGCGAAGAAGGGCGAGGATTTCGCCAAGCTTGCCGCCGAGCTCACCGAGGAGCCGAATGGCAAGGAGCGCTCCGGCGACCTCGATTTCTTCTCGAAGGAGCAGATGGTGCCCGAGTTCGCGAACGCCGCGTTCTCGATGAAGGTCGGCGAAGTGAGCAAGCCGGTGAAGACCCAGTTCGGCTACCACGTCATCAAGGTGACCGACAAGAAGCCCGCCGGCACCGTGCCGTTCGATCAGGTCAAGCCCCAGCTCGTCGCCTACCTGAAGAGCCAGAAGCAGCAGGCCGCTGTTCAGGAAGTTCTCGGGAAGCTGCGCAGCGATGCGAAGATCACGAACAATCTGCCCGAAATGAAGGCCCCGACGATGTCGGCGCCGGGCACGGACGCTCCTGCTCCGGAGTCCAAGAGCGAGAATTAATCGGATGGCCAGCAAACAGGCGGTCGGACTCATCGGCCTTGGCATCATCGGATCCCGCGTCGCGGCGAATATTCGTCGCGCCGGTTACGAAGTCTGGGTCTGGAGCCGGTCGCCGAAGCCCGAGCCGAATTTCCTCAGCTCGGCCGCGGAGGTCGCGGAAACCGC
This genomic stretch from Chthoniobacterales bacterium harbors:
- a CDS encoding peptidylprolyl isomerase, which translates into the protein MKPVLSSSRLAAVLSCTALLGVTASKVNAQAPADKASGADAPAPTAAPAAKPIELKDPVAVVNGEKISKAQLEEAFNNAVKMSGMDASKLGPDQQLAGYHKLLDDLITEKLLKAKAADYKITDAEVDAELAKVKKNFPDDKAFQEQLKQAGQTEEKLKVLIKDGLAQRKWIDSQIGDKTKVTDADAEAFYKANTKEFEQPDQVRASHILFMVPQGAPDSEVKKKEAAAEKAYERAKKGEDFAKLAAELTEEPNGKERSGDLDFFSKEQMVPEFANAAFSMKVGEVSKPVKTQFGYHVIKVTDKKPAGTVPFDQVKPQLVAYLKSQKQQAAVQEVLGKLRSDAKITNNLPEMKAPTMSAPGTDAPAPESKSEN